The genomic DNA TTAATTATTGAAAACAGGTAATTCTAAAATAAATCCAGGTAAAACATCTTCTCCAAATAAATTTGTTGGTAATAATATTATTTCTACAGATTGATTTTGACGATAAATTTCTACTTGTTGATTTTGTGGATCAATTAACCAACCTAACCTTAAACCACTATTCAGATATTCCTGCATTTTTTCCTGTAATTGAGTTAAAGAATCAGTACGAGAGCGTAATTCTATAACAAAATCAGGACAAATTTTAGGGAATTTTTCTTGTTCTTCAATGCTTAAAGATTCCCAACGTTCATTAGCTATCCAAGCAACATCAGGAGAACGTTTACCACCATTAGGTAAAGTGAAAATAGTGGAAGAACTAAAGACTTTTCCTAGCTTAGTTTTACGATTCCAAATTGCAACATCAGCATTAAATTCGGATTCTCTATTACCACTAATTGCACCCACTGGAGGCATAATAATTAATTCTCCTGTAGCTGTTTCTTCCAGTTTCCAATCTTCGTTAGTTTGACAGAGGTGAAAAAATTGTTCATCACTTAAACCAACATTTTTGATATTT from Okeanomitos corallinicola TIOX110 includes the following:
- a CDS encoding Uma2 family endonuclease, with protein sequence MTSEPVILNIKNVGLSDEQFFHLCQTNEDWKLEETATGELIIMPPVGAISGNRESEFNADVAIWNRKTKLGKVFSSSTIFTLPNGGKRSPDVAWIANERWESLSIEEQEKFPKICPDFVIELRSRTDSLTQLQEKMQEYLNSGLRLGWLIDPQNQQVEIYRQNQSVEIILLPTNLFGEDVLPGFILELPVFNN